A genomic region of Granulicella cerasi contains the following coding sequences:
- a CDS encoding FAD-dependent monooxygenase: protein MTFRKVFVEFVARGEKPKSMYDTVIAGAGPVGLLLACELAMRERSVLVLEKSVEADSPLKRMPFGLRGLNAPSVESLDTRGLLDEFEVTKRVKNPHAGMPQGAKRPIGHFAGIPIEQGLVDSSQWKYRLESSAPPIMLTEMAEVEQILARRAEELGVEILRGVDMTGYAWGNDHVLVECGERHFRGRWLVGCDGARSVVRKQGGFAFEGTEPEFTGYSLSVELHGAEALKPGRVMTTRGMYLQSQPGYMVLQDFDGGAFHASGRPITREHVQEVLRRISESEVTVTAVLAATTWTDRARQATSYRKGNVLLAGDAAHIHAPLGGQGLNLGLGDAMNLGWKLAAVIAGEAEESLLDSYEAERIPVGISVLDWSRAQVAMMKPTPEARAQHAIMRDMMETRDGATYVAGRVWGVTTRYEVGDAHPLVGMSAPNFAFDDGATMATLLRDGRGVLLDFAGDDAVRATAEEFALPYARRVAKDSLGLGAVLVRPDGIVAWVAESDVPLRRVLERWFARKVAA from the coding sequence ATGACGTTCCGTAAAGTGTTTGTCGAGTTTGTTGCGCGGGGCGAGAAGCCGAAGTCGATGTACGACACGGTGATCGCGGGCGCTGGGCCCGTGGGGTTGTTGCTCGCGTGCGAATTGGCGATGCGAGAGCGCTCGGTGTTGGTGCTGGAGAAGAGCGTGGAGGCGGACTCGCCATTGAAGCGGATGCCGTTCGGGTTGCGCGGGCTGAACGCGCCTTCGGTGGAGTCGCTGGACACGCGTGGGCTGTTGGATGAGTTCGAGGTGACGAAGCGCGTGAAGAATCCTCATGCGGGTATGCCGCAGGGCGCGAAGCGGCCCATCGGGCATTTCGCAGGGATCCCGATCGAGCAGGGGCTGGTGGATTCGTCGCAGTGGAAGTATCGGTTGGAGAGTTCGGCGCCGCCGATCATGTTGACGGAGATGGCTGAAGTGGAGCAGATCCTTGCGCGTCGCGCGGAAGAGTTGGGCGTGGAGATCCTGCGGGGTGTGGATATGACGGGTTACGCGTGGGGGAACGATCACGTGCTGGTGGAGTGCGGTGAGCGGCACTTCCGTGGGCGCTGGTTGGTGGGATGTGATGGCGCACGGAGCGTGGTGCGCAAGCAGGGTGGGTTTGCGTTCGAAGGTACGGAACCGGAGTTCACTGGATATTCGCTGAGTGTGGAGTTGCACGGTGCTGAGGCGTTGAAGCCGGGGCGTGTGATGACGACGCGCGGGATGTATCTGCAGTCGCAGCCGGGGTACATGGTGTTGCAGGACTTCGATGGCGGAGCGTTTCATGCGTCGGGGCGGCCGATCACACGAGAGCATGTGCAGGAGGTGCTTCGGCGCATCTCGGAGTCGGAGGTGACAGTGACTGCGGTGCTCGCGGCGACGACGTGGACGGACCGTGCGCGGCAGGCGACGAGCTATCGCAAGGGCAACGTGTTGCTGGCGGGGGACGCGGCGCACATTCATGCTCCGCTCGGCGGACAGGGGCTGAACTTAGGGCTGGGCGATGCCATGAATCTTGGCTGGAAGCTTGCAGCCGTGATCGCAGGCGAGGCAGAGGAGAGCTTGCTTGATAGCTATGAGGCGGAGCGAATACCGGTAGGCATAAGCGTCTTGGATTGGTCGCGCGCACAGGTGGCGATGATGAAGCCGACGCCAGAGGCGCGGGCCCAGCACGCGATCATGCGCGACATGATGGAGACGCGCGATGGTGCGACCTACGTGGCCGGTCGTGTGTGGGGCGTGACCACGCGTTATGAGGTTGGTGATGCGCATCCGCTGGTGGGGATGAGTGCGCCGAACTTTGCGTTTGACGATGGTGCGACGATGGCGACGTTGTTGCGTGATGGGCGCGGCGTATTGCTCGACTTCGCGGGGGATGATGCAGTGCGTGCGACGGCGGAGGAGTTTGCGTTGCCGTATGCGCGGCGCGTGGCGAAGGATTCGCTGGGGCTGGGAGCGGTGCTGGTGAGGCCGGATGGCATTGTGGCCTGGGTAGCGGAGAGTGATGTGCCGCTGCGTAGGGTATTGGAACGTTGGTTTGCGCGAAAGGTGGCGGCATGA
- a CDS encoding OmpA family protein: protein MFTVLSASAVAQEATVQGLIIGRDGPKMYVQTGDSPRQIVILQDSTRALQKGGFFSGKKDLGVAALVPGLEVKVDGSFDPDHELVAKKVEFSKSSLKTARQIDAGLNPVNAKVASQGDQLMSQRRDLDAAGNRIDEQGRRIDEHGNLIAQNGQAITATNGRIGQLDTYDEKGSITINFRNGSAVVAKKDKDALEDFVKNASSMQGYMIQVQGYASKTGNAAMNQRLSSERAGNVLTIIQQSGAVPLTRILAPAAMGTTNQVADNHSRSGQAQNRRVVVTVMVNKGITGGPDAAPATAAAPAPAPAGQE, encoded by the coding sequence ATGTTTACTGTACTCTCGGCTTCGGCTGTGGCTCAGGAAGCAACGGTGCAGGGTCTCATCATCGGACGTGACGGCCCGAAGATGTATGTGCAGACGGGTGATTCACCGCGTCAGATCGTGATCCTCCAGGATTCGACCCGCGCATTGCAGAAGGGTGGATTCTTCAGCGGTAAGAAGGATCTGGGTGTGGCCGCGTTGGTTCCGGGTCTCGAAGTGAAGGTGGACGGATCGTTTGATCCTGACCACGAACTGGTTGCGAAGAAGGTTGAGTTCTCGAAGAGTTCGCTGAAGACAGCACGTCAGATCGACGCAGGCCTGAACCCGGTGAACGCCAAGGTGGCTTCGCAGGGCGATCAGTTGATGAGCCAGCGTCGCGATCTCGATGCTGCTGGTAACCGTATCGACGAGCAGGGCCGCCGCATCGATGAGCATGGCAACCTGATCGCTCAGAACGGACAGGCGATCACTGCGACGAACGGTCGTATCGGCCAGCTCGACACGTATGACGAGAAGGGTTCGATCACGATCAACTTCCGCAATGGCAGCGCTGTTGTTGCGAAGAAGGACAAGGACGCTCTGGAAGACTTCGTGAAGAATGCTTCTTCCATGCAGGGCTACATGATTCAGGTGCAGGGCTATGCGTCGAAGACGGGTAACGCCGCGATGAATCAGCGTCTGAGCAGCGAGCGTGCAGGCAACGTACTGACGATCATTCAGCAGTCGGGTGCGGTGCCGCTGACTCGCATCCTTGCACCCGCAGCTATGGGTACGACGAACCAGGTGGCTGATAACCACTCGCGTTCGGGCCAGGCTCAGAACCGCCGTGTAGTGGTGACGGTCATGGTCAACAAGGGCATCACGGGTGGACCCGACGCGGCTCCTGCAACTGCCGCAGCACCGGCTCCCGCCCCTGCTGGCCAGGAATAA
- a CDS encoding FAD-dependent oxidoreductase produces MKIAIVGAGLGGLVLARVLHVHGIAAAVYEAEASPEARAQGGMLDIHVENGQAALKAAGLYDEFVKLIHPGGQQGRALDKDGRVLMDDPDDGTGGRPEVPRGELRRILLESLPTDTVQWGRKLKFVEALGDARHRLVFAEGPSAEAELVVGADGAWSRVRPMVSDAKPVYTGTTYVETYLKDADVRHATTAEALGGGSMFAMSPGKGIGAHREPGAVLHSYVMLKKPEDWGAEFVDRASTVKGVAAEFEGWADSLRALITECDGAPVLRRIYALPVDHRWPRVAGVTLLGDAAHLMAPSGEGANLAMFDGAELGKMLAACDGDIESALSRFEKEMFARSAAAAADAEVMQELMLGDGSPQSLLDFFAGHGEQEHV; encoded by the coding sequence ATGAAGATCGCGATAGTCGGAGCGGGATTAGGTGGGTTGGTGTTAGCGCGCGTGCTGCACGTGCATGGCATCGCCGCGGCGGTGTATGAAGCAGAGGCCTCGCCGGAGGCTCGTGCGCAGGGCGGGATGCTGGACATTCACGTGGAGAATGGCCAGGCAGCGTTGAAGGCTGCGGGACTTTACGACGAGTTTGTGAAGCTGATTCATCCCGGCGGTCAGCAGGGGCGCGCGTTGGATAAGGATGGGCGTGTGCTGATGGATGATCCTGACGATGGCACGGGCGGGCGACCGGAGGTGCCGCGCGGAGAGTTGCGGCGGATTCTGCTGGAGTCTTTGCCAACGGACACGGTGCAGTGGGGGCGCAAGCTGAAGTTTGTCGAAGCGCTCGGAGATGCGCGGCACCGATTGGTCTTTGCGGAGGGCCCGAGCGCCGAGGCTGAGTTGGTCGTCGGCGCGGACGGTGCGTGGTCGCGTGTGAGGCCGATGGTGTCTGACGCGAAGCCGGTGTATACGGGCACTACGTATGTGGAGACGTATTTGAAGGATGCGGATGTGCGCCATGCGACGACCGCAGAAGCCCTGGGTGGCGGGTCGATGTTTGCAATGTCGCCGGGCAAGGGAATCGGCGCGCATCGCGAGCCGGGCGCGGTGCTGCACAGCTATGTGATGTTGAAGAAGCCGGAGGATTGGGGCGCGGAGTTTGTTGATCGCGCGTCTACGGTGAAGGGTGTGGCAGCGGAGTTTGAGGGCTGGGCTGATTCGTTGCGTGCGTTGATTACGGAATGTGACGGAGCACCGGTGTTGCGGCGCATCTATGCGTTGCCGGTGGACCACAGGTGGCCTCGCGTGGCAGGTGTAACGCTGCTGGGAGATGCTGCGCACTTGATGGCTCCGTCGGGCGAGGGCGCCAATCTGGCGATGTTTGATGGAGCGGAGTTGGGCAAGATGCTCGCCGCGTGCGATGGCGATATCGAATCGGCGTTATCTCGGTTTGAGAAGGAGATGTTTGCCCGGAGTGCAGCGGCAGCGGCTGATGCAGAGGTGATGCAGGAACTCATGCTGGGGGACGGTTCGCCACAGAGCTTGTTGGATTTCTTTGCGGGGCACGGCGAGCAGGAGCACGTTTGA
- a CDS encoding TetR/AcrR family transcriptional regulator: MPKRAATSTRREESLSRERIIEATIELLDATGEAGLTFRALSEHLATGPGAIYWHIANKNELLAAACDTVIARTVDSTPITTPEATIRAHALAIYDLIDEHPWVNSAIMTDSEGNSPLVHILERIGQQIRLLRVPKAQQWSAISTLVGYILGISKQNAVNRQFGITHNLDRSEFLDRIATKWSQLDAKTYPFTHSIADRIRTHDDRDDFIAGLNLILRGINAPAR; this comes from the coding sequence ATGCCGAAGCGAGCCGCCACCTCAACCCGTCGAGAGGAGTCACTCTCGCGTGAACGCATCATCGAAGCCACGATCGAACTACTCGACGCCACCGGCGAAGCGGGTCTCACCTTTCGCGCTTTATCCGAACATCTCGCCACCGGCCCCGGAGCCATTTACTGGCACATCGCCAACAAGAACGAACTCCTCGCAGCCGCCTGCGACACAGTGATCGCACGCACAGTAGACTCCACGCCCATCACCACGCCCGAGGCCACGATCCGCGCGCACGCGCTGGCCATCTACGACCTCATCGACGAGCACCCTTGGGTCAACTCCGCCATCATGACCGATAGCGAAGGCAACTCACCGCTTGTGCACATCCTCGAGCGCATCGGCCAGCAGATCCGTCTCCTCCGCGTGCCCAAAGCGCAGCAGTGGAGCGCCATCAGCACCCTCGTCGGCTACATCCTTGGCATCAGCAAGCAGAATGCGGTCAACCGACAGTTCGGCATCACTCACAACCTCGACCGCAGCGAATTCCTCGATCGCATCGCCACCAAGTGGTCGCAGCTAGACGCGAAGACCTACCCGTTCACGCACAGCATCGCTGACCGCATCCGCACACACGACGACCGCGACGACTTCATCGCCGGCCTCAACCTCATCCTCCGCGGCATCAACGCTCCAGCTCGTTAG
- a CDS encoding histidine phosphatase family protein yields MSKAEVWLVRHGETEWSLDGRHTSTTDIDLTEHGRVRAEELRDYLKDTKFAAVYVSPMKRAQETCKIAGFGDQMQVDANLMEWNYGETEGKSTKTIREELGDPDWNVWDNGVIGGETVDAVGERCDKIIAKALEAAGDGGKVALFAHAHVLRILTARWIKLAAVNGRLFALSTGSVSVLGFERETRVVSRWNRSFE; encoded by the coding sequence TTGAGCAAAGCGGAAGTTTGGCTGGTGCGGCATGGTGAGACGGAGTGGTCGCTGGATGGGCGACATACGTCGACGACGGACATCGATTTGACCGAGCATGGTCGTGTCCGCGCGGAAGAGTTGCGCGACTACCTGAAGGACACGAAGTTTGCGGCGGTGTATGTATCGCCGATGAAGCGTGCGCAGGAGACGTGCAAGATCGCGGGCTTTGGCGATCAGATGCAGGTGGATGCGAACCTGATGGAGTGGAACTACGGCGAGACCGAAGGCAAGTCCACGAAGACGATTCGCGAGGAGCTGGGCGATCCTGACTGGAATGTCTGGGACAACGGCGTGATCGGGGGCGAGACCGTTGATGCTGTGGGTGAGCGCTGCGACAAGATCATTGCGAAGGCGCTGGAGGCTGCCGGTGATGGTGGCAAAGTCGCGCTGTTTGCTCACGCGCATGTGCTGCGGATTTTGACAGCGCGTTGGATCAAGCTGGCCGCAGTGAACGGTCGGTTGTTTGCGCTGAGCACCGGCAGTGTGAGCGTGCTGGGCTTCGAGCGCGAGACGCGGGTGGTTTCGCGATGGAACCGCAGTTTTGAGTAA
- a CDS encoding ABC transporter ATP-binding protein, with protein MSQPIVDLEHVFVARGASVILNDVSLRIERGEHVVILGPNGCGKSTLLKTLTCELYPLSLSEDSAERLLGTRTPPKTRVEIMGRQRWDLIELKRRMGVVSAELPGKPTLTTSGYDAILTGFFSASTLWPNLTVTEEMRAKAEDILKLVGAEKLRDKHVGEMSAGQTRRVMIGRAIAGNRGVGESSDPKMLLLDEPTNALDLAAQQDLRELMQQLAEQGTAILLITHHIADILPEMHRIVMMRDGRIIEDGAKDALLNESQLSELFGRRIFMSERDGFFNAW; from the coding sequence ATGAGTCAGCCGATTGTTGATCTGGAACATGTCTTTGTGGCGCGTGGAGCGTCGGTGATCTTGAACGATGTGAGCCTGCGGATTGAGCGCGGCGAGCATGTGGTGATCCTGGGGCCGAATGGATGTGGCAAGTCGACGTTGTTGAAGACGTTGACCTGTGAGCTGTATCCGCTGTCGTTGAGCGAGGATAGCGCAGAGCGTTTGCTCGGCACGCGCACGCCGCCGAAGACGCGCGTCGAGATCATGGGGCGTCAGCGTTGGGACCTCATTGAGCTGAAGCGTCGCATGGGCGTGGTAAGCGCGGAGTTGCCGGGTAAGCCAACGTTGACGACGAGCGGTTATGACGCGATCCTCACTGGTTTCTTCTCGGCGTCGACGCTGTGGCCGAACCTGACCGTGACGGAAGAGATGCGTGCGAAAGCTGAAGACATTCTGAAGCTGGTGGGTGCGGAGAAGCTGCGCGACAAGCACGTGGGCGAGATGTCTGCAGGTCAGACGCGGCGGGTGATGATCGGCCGCGCGATTGCGGGAAATCGTGGCGTGGGTGAGTCGAGCGATCCGAAGATGTTGCTGCTCGATGAGCCGACGAACGCGCTCGACCTTGCCGCGCAGCAGGATTTACGTGAGTTGATGCAGCAGTTGGCTGAGCAAGGCACGGCGATCCTGCTGATCACCCATCACATCGCGGACATTCTGCCCGAGATGCATCGCATCGTGATGATGCGCGATGGGCGGATCATCGAGGATGGAGCCAAGGACGCGTTGCTGAATGAGTCTCAACTGAGTGAATTGTTCGGCAGACGCATTTTTATGAGTGAGCGAGACGGTTTTTTCAACGCGTGGTAA
- the uvrB gene encoding excinuclease ABC subunit UvrB codes for MDFQLQTDYEPQGDQPQAIRELVSGINTGEKDQVLLGVTGSGKTFTMAKVIQELNRPALILAHNKTLAAQLYHEFKQFFPHNAVEYFVSYYDYYQPEAYIPSGDLYIEKESTINDELDKLRLSATRSLFERTDCIIVSSVSCIYGLGSPEAYYGMLLLLEKGQKLKREDITRRLVEILYERNDVDFRRGTFRVRGDIIEVYPTYDENAFRIELFGDEIDSLSQIDPLFGTVKQKYSRLPIYPKSHYVVQPERKTGAINSIVSELTEWEAQLEKEGRLVEAQRIHQRTRYDLEMIKSVGYCHGIENYSRHFSGRLPGEPPPTLLDYFPKDFLCFLDESHVTVPQLHGMWHGDRSRKQNLVDYGFRLPSAMDNRPLRFEEWETRIGQTIYVSATPGPYELTKSAGVVVEQIIRPTGLVDPPVEIRPVKGQIDDLLAEIRLRAERNQRVLVTTLTKRMAEDLANYYTEVGVRCRYMHSEIDTLERIRLLRALRKGEYDVLIGINLLREGLDLPEVSLVAILDADKEGFLRSQGSLIQTIGRAARNVEGIAILYADKMTDSMQRALDETSRRRTKQQAYNEEHGIEPRSVIRSIDDSLATILKADYQDLAEEVEDPATLNFANQQELDAYITKLEAEMRESAKKFEFERAAKLRDQVKELRTKEFLFS; via the coding sequence ATGGACTTTCAGCTGCAGACAGACTACGAACCGCAGGGCGATCAACCGCAGGCCATCCGTGAGCTCGTCTCCGGCATCAACACCGGCGAGAAGGACCAGGTGCTGCTCGGCGTTACCGGCTCCGGCAAGACCTTCACCATGGCGAAGGTCATCCAGGAGCTCAACCGCCCTGCCCTCATTCTCGCGCACAACAAGACCCTCGCCGCGCAGCTGTACCACGAGTTCAAGCAGTTCTTCCCCCACAACGCTGTCGAATACTTCGTCTCCTACTACGACTACTACCAGCCCGAGGCTTATATCCCCTCCGGCGACCTGTACATCGAGAAGGAGTCTACGATCAACGACGAGCTGGACAAGCTGCGCCTCAGCGCCACGCGCTCGCTCTTCGAGCGCACCGACTGCATCATCGTCTCCTCGGTCTCCTGCATCTACGGCCTCGGATCGCCAGAAGCCTACTACGGCATGTTGCTGCTGCTTGAAAAGGGCCAGAAGCTCAAGCGCGAAGACATCACGCGCCGCCTCGTCGAAATTCTCTACGAGCGCAACGACGTCGACTTCCGCCGAGGCACCTTCCGCGTCCGCGGCGACATCATCGAGGTCTACCCCACCTACGACGAGAACGCCTTTCGCATCGAGCTCTTCGGCGACGAGATCGACTCGCTCTCGCAGATCGACCCGCTCTTCGGCACCGTGAAGCAGAAGTACTCGCGACTGCCCATCTACCCCAAGAGCCACTACGTCGTGCAGCCCGAGCGCAAGACCGGCGCCATCAACTCCATCGTCTCCGAGCTCACCGAGTGGGAGGCGCAGCTAGAAAAAGAAGGCCGCCTCGTCGAAGCCCAGCGCATCCACCAGCGCACACGCTACGACCTCGAGATGATCAAGTCCGTCGGCTACTGCCACGGCATCGAAAACTACTCACGCCACTTCAGCGGCCGTCTCCCCGGTGAGCCGCCTCCGACCCTGCTCGACTACTTCCCCAAAGACTTCCTCTGCTTCCTCGACGAGTCGCACGTCACCGTTCCGCAGCTACATGGCATGTGGCATGGCGATCGCTCGCGCAAGCAGAACCTTGTCGACTACGGCTTCCGCCTACCCTCGGCCATGGACAACCGCCCGCTCCGCTTCGAAGAGTGGGAGACCCGCATCGGCCAGACCATCTATGTCTCCGCCACGCCCGGCCCCTACGAGCTCACCAAGTCCGCCGGCGTCGTCGTCGAACAGATCATCCGCCCCACCGGCCTCGTAGATCCGCCCGTCGAGATCCGCCCCGTCAAAGGCCAGATCGACGACCTCCTCGCCGAGATCCGCCTCCGCGCCGAGCGCAACCAGCGCGTACTCGTCACCACGCTCACCAAGCGCATGGCCGAGGACCTCGCCAACTACTACACCGAGGTCGGCGTCCGCTGCCGCTACATGCACTCGGAGATCGACACCCTGGAGCGCATTCGCCTGTTGCGTGCCCTGCGCAAAGGCGAGTACGACGTGCTCATCGGCATCAACCTCCTCCGCGAGGGCCTCGATCTGCCGGAGGTCTCGCTCGTCGCCATCCTCGACGCGGACAAGGAAGGCTTCCTCCGCTCGCAGGGCTCTCTGATCCAGACCATCGGCCGCGCCGCCCGCAACGTCGAAGGCATCGCCATCCTCTACGCCGACAAGATGACGGACTCGATGCAGCGCGCGCTGGACGAAACCTCCCGCCGCCGCACCAAACAACAGGCTTACAACGAAGAACACGGCATCGAACCCCGCTCGGTCATCCGCTCGATCGACGACTCGCTGGCCACGATCCTCAAGGCCGACTACCAGGACCTCGCCGAAGAAGTCGAAGACCCCGCCACTCTCAACTTCGCCAACCAGCAGGAACTCGACGCCTACATCACCAAACTAGAAGCCGAAATGCGCGAATCGGCGAAGAAATTCGAGTTCGAGAGGGCCGCGAAGCTACGCGATCAGGTTAAAGAATTACGTACGAAAGAGTTCTTATTCTCGTAG
- a CDS encoding CatA-like O-acetyltransferase, which yields MFNEFDTTAIEIDVERWERRALLEMFAKFDEPYHGVCVRVDCTETFRFAKESGLSIFLSLQHRSLKAANGLAAMKTRIVGDKVFAFETIHGGSAVGRANGTIGFGHYPYRAGIAEFAREGAKVFEAVKERDDLERFPYQNLIRYSVLPWLDFTSISHARDYSRADSAPRVTFGKITESGGRRTMPVSIHAHHALMDGSHVAEFVEAFQGYLARPED from the coding sequence ATGTTCAACGAGTTTGATACGACTGCGATCGAGATTGATGTGGAGCGCTGGGAGCGGCGCGCGCTGCTGGAGATGTTTGCGAAGTTTGATGAGCCTTATCACGGCGTTTGCGTGCGCGTGGATTGCACGGAGACCTTTCGCTTTGCGAAAGAGAGTGGCCTGTCGATCTTTTTATCGCTCCAGCATCGCTCACTGAAAGCCGCGAATGGGCTTGCAGCGATGAAGACTCGCATCGTGGGCGATAAGGTGTTCGCGTTCGAGACGATTCACGGTGGAAGCGCCGTGGGGCGGGCGAACGGCACGATCGGCTTTGGGCATTATCCGTATCGGGCGGGGATCGCGGAATTTGCGCGCGAGGGCGCCAAGGTGTTCGAGGCCGTGAAGGAGCGCGACGATCTGGAGCGTTTTCCGTATCAGAACTTGATTCGCTACTCGGTGCTGCCGTGGCTGGACTTTACGTCGATCTCACATGCGCGGGACTATAGCCGCGCGGACTCGGCGCCGCGGGTGACCTTCGGAAAGATCACGGAGTCGGGCGGTAGAAGGACCATGCCGGTATCGATCCATGCGCACCATGCGTTGATGGATGGGTCGCATGTCGCGGAATTTGTCGAGGCGTTTCAGGGTTATCTGGCACGGCCAGAGGACTGA
- a CDS encoding REP-associated tyrosine transposase: protein MPTGLRRNQLNGANHFITFSCYQRLPFLASDHARTVFLEELERIRIRHGVRIFGYVLMPEHVHLLMSEPKKYVLATTLNVLKHETSQRLKTTQKQFWQRRYYDFNIETHDKFLEKLRYTHRNPVARGLVERPEEYRWSSFNHWATGQREIVEIESKWTWNKREREGIPHDTVW from the coding sequence ATGCCTACAGGTCTGAGACGGAACCAACTGAATGGTGCGAATCATTTCATCACCTTCAGTTGTTATCAGCGTCTACCATTCCTCGCCTCAGACCACGCCCGCACAGTCTTCCTTGAAGAACTCGAACGCATCCGCATTCGACATGGCGTTCGCATCTTCGGCTACGTCCTGATGCCGGAGCATGTCCACTTACTCATGAGCGAGCCGAAGAAATACGTTCTTGCGACGACACTCAATGTGCTGAAACACGAAACATCTCAGCGGCTCAAGACAACACAGAAGCAGTTCTGGCAGCGACGCTACTACGACTTCAACATAGAGACGCACGATAAGTTCTTAGAGAAGCTTCGCTACACGCATCGCAACCCAGTGGCTCGTGGACTGGTCGAGCGCCCCGAAGAGTATCGCTGGAGCAGTTTCAATCACTGGGCGACCGGTCAACGAGAGATCGTTGAAATCGAGTCGAAATGGACGTGGAATAAGCGCGAACGCGAAGGTATTCCCCACGATACCGTCTGGTAA
- a CDS encoding peroxiredoxin family protein, whose amino-acid sequence MSLKGKVIHQPGMALGSGHKNLLLVVSTQCHFCQASLPFYKRLAPAATSAGVHTVAFLPDDANTAGAFLENGGIKVDAVQSIQPSDIGVHATPTIILTDDTGKVIKDWDGQLSSARESEVLTEVAKP is encoded by the coding sequence GTGAGCCTCAAGGGGAAGGTTATTCATCAACCCGGTATGGCTCTCGGATCTGGACATAAGAATTTACTTCTTGTGGTAAGCACCCAGTGTCATTTTTGCCAAGCCAGCCTGCCATTTTATAAACGTCTCGCGCCTGCTGCCACTTCAGCCGGAGTTCACACCGTAGCATTTTTGCCGGATGATGCAAATACGGCAGGTGCGTTTCTTGAGAATGGGGGAATAAAAGTTGATGCAGTTCAAAGTATCCAGCCCAGCGACATTGGCGTTCACGCAACACCAACGATCATTCTCACCGATGACACCGGCAAGGTGATCAAGGACTGGGATGGACAACTTTCTTCAGCAAGAGAATCTGAGGTACTAACCGAAGTTGCTAAACCATAG
- a CDS encoding TetR/AcrR family transcriptional regulator, whose product MARESGREKILRGAMRVFLEDGYDAASMDRVAEMSGVARRTLYNQFPAGKESMFLAAVEEFWKGFPQLSWEDSGEVEATLRYVADAIVRFWTAEDMVPYLRMAIAVSERFPGLVVRPGDGGKLPLMEQLMQWLKKMHRARRMRVPNAELAMWQLFGLVTEPLVWPRLIGIELPTGEAFRKAVVDGAVAAMMRLYAV is encoded by the coding sequence ATGGCGAGAGAATCGGGGCGGGAGAAGATTCTGCGCGGGGCGATGCGGGTGTTTCTGGAGGATGGCTACGACGCGGCGAGCATGGACCGTGTGGCCGAGATGTCTGGCGTCGCGCGGCGCACGCTGTACAACCAGTTTCCGGCAGGCAAGGAGTCGATGTTTCTAGCTGCTGTAGAGGAATTCTGGAAGGGTTTTCCGCAGTTGAGCTGGGAGGACAGCGGCGAGGTGGAGGCGACGTTGCGCTATGTCGCCGATGCGATCGTGCGGTTCTGGACTGCCGAGGACATGGTGCCGTATCTGCGGATGGCGATTGCCGTGTCGGAGCGGTTTCCGGGGCTGGTGGTTCGGCCGGGCGATGGTGGAAAGCTGCCGCTGATGGAGCAGTTGATGCAGTGGCTGAAGAAGATGCATCGTGCCAGGCGAATGCGTGTGCCGAACGCGGAACTCGCCATGTGGCAGCTCTTCGGTCTGGTGACCGAGCCGCTCGTTTGGCCACGGTTGATCGGGATAGAGCTGCCGACAGGAGAGGCTTTCCGCAAGGCGGTAGTAGATGGAGCGGTGGCCGCGATGATGCGGCTATATGCGGTCTAG
- a CDS encoding histidine phosphatase family protein gives MRHGETEWSLDGRHTSTTEIDLTEHGYVTSSR, from the coding sequence TTGCGGCATGGGGAGACAGAGTGGTCGCTGGATGGGCGGCATACGTCGACGACGGAAATTGATCTGACCGAGCACGGTTACGTTACGAGTAGCCGCTGA